ATACCAACAGAAAAAGGAGCACCCAGTAATTGGCACTCCTTTTTCGTATATCTATTCGTAACTGGCTAGTATCGTAATAAGCTGATCCTGCATCTTGGTAAACAGCTCTTCATCCTCGACATAGCCATTAAATAGAATCGAAACGATGAGCTTCTCCCCGCCTTTTGTCGTGATATAGCCTGACAGTGTGTTCACACCCGTCATCGAACCTGTCTTCGCATGAAGATTATTTGCGGCAGGTGTGTCCTTCAAGCGGTTTTTCAGTGTACCATCTATTCCCGCTATGGGTAAAGATTCATCATAAGCAGCAAATGTCGATTCCTTGGTCATCCCTTCAAGCACAGATGCGATCTGCCGAGCAGAAATTAGATTGTAGCGGGTCAAACCAGATCCATCCATCATGTCGAAGGTGGTATTCCCGCCAAGTGAAGCTACGGCTTCCTGAACGACCTCTGCACCACTGGCTGCGCTCCCTTTGCCTTTCTTTGCCGCTCCGAGCGTCTTGAGGAGCATTTCTGCGTAGTAATTGTCACTTCGCTTGTTTAGGTACTGAACAATGTCCTTGAGCGGCAGTGACTCAAATTGTGTCCATTTCACTGCTGCTGGAGGTACTTGCTGGATCAGCACTTCGCTTTTTGGAGCAAACGCAATTCCTTGCTGCTGCAACGTTTCCTTCAGTACGGTCCCCACATACTTGGCTGGCTCCTCCACGGGTACGCGCTCGTAATCCCCTTCGTGATCAAGCGGGAGGTTCCCTAACAGCCTGATGGTATTTGTTCCACGGTCACGCAGGATCGCAAACGTATTTTCTTCCCCTTTTTGTACGGTCTTGGCTTCATTGATCACCTGCACATACGCTGTTTTGGGTAGCACATTGATGTCCACTGGCTTGCCAGCATCGTTAGCGGGCTTGAATTCGATCATGACCGTCCCTCGGTTTAATGCGAGAGCCCCTATGGTCGGGTTGTAATAGTAGCTCTCGTCATCCCATGCCCAGCCGAGGCCAAGCCTTTGTTGATCAAAGTAGCTGTCATCCATCACGAGGTTCCCGTTGATACGCGTGATTCCTTGTTGCTTGAGCCACCCCGCTATTTTTTCAATCGACACACCTTCCTGCACCTGTAGTGCATTCTCCGTATGCAAGGTAGGGTCACCGTATCCTTTCACATACAGATTGCCTTGTTGTATTCCCGAAGAGGTGATAGGGGCATCTCCAAACACTTCTGTTTTAAAGACGTAATCCGAGCCAAGCTGGTTCAACGCGGTTGCGGTCGTCAACAGCTTCAAATTCGAAGCAGGGGTAAGCAGTGTGTCCGCATCCCGCTCGTATAAAACAGGGTCACCTGTTGTATCCAACGATTTGATCAAGATTCCAGCCGTTACCCCTGCTGCTTCCGGCGTATCTAGGATGGGATCGATCATAGCAGAGAGTGGGTACGACTTTTTCTCTGGAAGGCTGAATCCTTCCGGTGCTGCGATATCCGGGTAGGTTGTTAACAAAATTCCGATTCGATCCTGTAGCTCCCTTGCATACTTCGATTTATAAATGCCGTTGATCAAAATTGAGAAGGCCAGCTTATGACCATTTTTTGCCGTTACATAACCCGACATCGTATTGACTCCGCTTAATGAGCCTGTCTTCGCTACCAGGTTCTTTTCCGCACTGGTTCCTTTCATGCGGTTTTTCAAGGTGCCGTCTACTCCCGCGATTGGGAGTGATTTTTCCAGTTCCGTTCGATATTCTTGCTCCTGTAAAAAGATAAGCGCTTCGATCATCTGCTCGGGAGTTATCCAATTAAATCTCGATAACCCGGAACCATCGACCTGGCGGAAGCCTGACTCAATGCCAGCACGCTTCATCACGTCAGCTACTGCTTCACTGCCTGCTTCAAAGCTGCCCTCACCTTTCTGAGTTACGCCCAGCGTTTTTACTAGCATCTCCGCATAGAAGTTGTCACTTTCCTTGTTGAGCTCCACCGTGATCTCACCTAATGGTTTGGACAAGTGGGTATAGAGAGGCACTCCGCTTTGCAGCACGGTTTTTTTCACTTCCGCCTTCGGATGTAAGGCAATCCCTTGTTTTTGCAACTGATCCTTCCATAGATCGCCTACATAAAAAGCCGGGTCTTCCATCGTGACATCTTCATCATAAGGAGCTGCTTGCACCCCGATCGTACCGGATACGATGATTTCACTTTTTCCGCGCGGACGCTCGACAAGCACGTTGCTCTCCTTGCCCGCTGTCGTTTTCAACTGGTTTGTGACTGTTATGTATGTGGTAGCAGGGTTCATCGTCAGAACGGGGGCATCGTTCACCGTTTTTCCTGGGGTTGCGGTTAGGGTCGTAACGTTTTTATTTACGGCTAATCCACTTATCTGAGCGCTGTACCCATACGGTTCGTCATCCCACATCCAGCTCGTGCCCAGTCTGGTCTCATCGAAATAGCTGTCATCGAGTAGCAGATTTCCATTGATTCGTTTGATCCCCAAATCTTTGATGGCTTTTGCCATTTGCTGCAAATCCTCTGGCTTCAGACTTGGGTCCCCATAGCCTTTTAAAATCAGATCTCCTTGCAAAATACCTCCGTTATTCACCTTTCCTGAAACAAACACCTCGGTCTTCCATTGATAATCCGGCCCCAGCTTATCCATACCCGCAATGGTCGTAAACAGCTTCATGTTGGAAGCCGGGACAAAATTACGTTCGGCATTGTGCTTATATACGTACCTTTTTTCGGTTAGATCGTAGACCGCAATTCCAGCGTACATCCCCTTGCTATTCTCATCGTTTTTCAAATCGGCGAGGAATTTTTCTATGTGGAGTGCAAGAGGACTAGAAGAAGTGGCCTCTTCCTTGGCTAGCGCAGGCGAAGCTGCTACCTGCAACAAAAGAGCCAACACGAAAAACCACGTACCGACACGTCGAAAAGCAAATAATTGATTCATGATAACCTCCTTGTCATAGTCTGGGCGATTTCAACCAACAAATCACAGTACGCCACCATGATAGCACGTATTCTATTTATTCGGAATATTACCATTATACTAAAAACATACAGGCATGAACGATACCCATTCCGTTCATACTACCTTCAAGACTTCTTTTGTTTGGAGGAAATGGTTTCATGTTCTATCAATTGCTGCTTTGTCTGTCACTTCTCTGCAGCTTTTCATTCCCTGTCCATGCCCAAACGGACATCGGGCGGGTACAAGTAGATCCCTCCCCCTTTT
The window above is part of the Brevibacillus brevis NBRC 100599 genome. Proteins encoded here:
- the dacB gene encoding D-alanyl-D-alanine carboxypeptidase/D-alanyl-D-alanine endopeptidase; this translates as MNQLFAFRRVGTWFFVLALLLQVAASPALAKEEATSSSPLALHIEKFLADLKNDENSKGMYAGIAVYDLTEKRYVYKHNAERNFVPASNMKLFTTIAGMDKLGPDYQWKTEVFVSGKVNNGGILQGDLILKGYGDPSLKPEDLQQMAKAIKDLGIKRINGNLLLDDSYFDETRLGTSWMWDDEPYGYSAQISGLAVNKNVTTLTATPGKTVNDAPVLTMNPATTYITVTNQLKTTAGKESNVLVERPRGKSEIIVSGTIGVQAAPYDEDVTMEDPAFYVGDLWKDQLQKQGIALHPKAEVKKTVLQSGVPLYTHLSKPLGEITVELNKESDNFYAEMLVKTLGVTQKGEGSFEAGSEAVADVMKRAGIESGFRQVDGSGLSRFNWITPEQMIEALIFLQEQEYRTELEKSLPIAGVDGTLKNRMKGTSAEKNLVAKTGSLSGVNTMSGYVTAKNGHKLAFSILINGIYKSKYARELQDRIGILLTTYPDIAAPEGFSLPEKKSYPLSAMIDPILDTPEAAGVTAGILIKSLDTTGDPVLYERDADTLLTPASNLKLLTTATALNQLGSDYVFKTEVFGDAPITSSGIQQGNLYVKGYGDPTLHTENALQVQEGVSIEKIAGWLKQQGITRINGNLVMDDSYFDQQRLGLGWAWDDESYYYNPTIGALALNRGTVMIEFKPANDAGKPVDINVLPKTAYVQVINEAKTVQKGEENTFAILRDRGTNTIRLLGNLPLDHEGDYERVPVEEPAKYVGTVLKETLQQQGIAFAPKSEVLIQQVPPAAVKWTQFESLPLKDIVQYLNKRSDNYYAEMLLKTLGAAKKGKGSAASGAEVVQEAVASLGGNTTFDMMDGSGLTRYNLISARQIASVLEGMTKESTFAAYDESLPIAGIDGTLKNRLKDTPAANNLHAKTGSMTGVNTLSGYITTKGGEKLIVSILFNGYVEDEELFTKMQDQLITILASYE